The Microbacterium sp. LWH7-1.2 genome window below encodes:
- a CDS encoding helix-turn-helix domain-containing protein produces the protein MADGVPDTETAILDAALAEVLAHGIRRTTASDIARRCGIARQTLYRYWPDAQAVFAALVTRELVAALPARAGESRDLDELVALLVETADRVRRLPLVDRLRDTDPELFARYILDRLGTSQRAIHAETARRIEAGQRAGYVRGGEPPQLAAMVLLVAQSAVQSAPLVAEWLPESAWRAELAHALRGYLAPSGEDRR, from the coding sequence ATGGCCGATGGAGTGCCCGACACCGAGACCGCGATCCTCGACGCCGCGCTCGCCGAGGTGCTGGCGCACGGCATCCGCCGGACGACGGCATCCGACATCGCGCGTCGCTGCGGGATCGCCCGGCAGACGCTCTACCGTTACTGGCCCGACGCGCAGGCCGTGTTCGCCGCCCTCGTCACGCGTGAGCTCGTCGCCGCGCTTCCTGCCCGGGCGGGGGAGTCCCGCGACCTCGACGAGCTCGTCGCGCTGCTCGTCGAGACGGCCGACCGCGTGCGTCGTCTGCCCCTCGTCGACCGGCTGCGCGACACCGACCCCGAGCTGTTCGCCCGCTACATCCTCGACCGGCTGGGAACGAGCCAGCGCGCGATCCACGCGGAGACCGCCCGGCGCATCGAGGCGGGGCAGCGCGCGGGCTACGTCCGCGGGGGCGAACCGCCGCAGCTGGCGGCGATGGTGCTGCTGGTCGCGCAGTCCGCCGTGCAATCCGCTCCGCTCGTCGCCGAGTGGCTGCCCGAGAGCGCCTGGCGCGCCGAGCTCGCCCACGCGCTGCGGGGCTACCTGGCGCCCTCCGGTGAGGATCGGCGATGA
- a CDS encoding FAD-binding oxidoreductase, giving the protein MAATVHTDSPGDPATPARPVAVPTPRPRGDWDAWGSEPARLPAAAKAIVATLLPGKAHPVPRRAEPVLTPSLLSDDDLAALAAVVGPGAASRDDAVRLLHLGGKSTPDLLRRRVDEPQAAPDAVVSPGAHDEVAAALRVCADRGIAVVPFGGGTSVVGGVDPVRGAHRAVVALDLGRTAALLSLDEVSLLATFGAGTTGPQAEELLGARGYTLGHFPQSFLYASLGGYAATRSSGQASRGYGRFDDLVHALRVATPAGDLDLGRSPASAAGPDLRELFLGSEGAFGVLTEVTVRVRRVPAATAYRAWSFPDFAAGASALREATQRGIRPTVLRLSDETETRVNAAMGGHLTRMRGCLAVATFEGATATEAEATRDALDAVFRAHGATSRGEDPARSWERGRFASPALRDSLMDLGVLAETLETATTWANLPALKSAATAALTESLTASGTKPIVLCHISHVYPAGASLYFTAVAALTDDPQTQWMSAKDAASRAIGHARGTITHHHAVGRDHRPYLEAEIGSLGVEVLRAVKDVLDPRGIMNPGALIAPAADAAERA; this is encoded by the coding sequence ATGGCTGCGACGGTGCACACCGACTCCCCCGGCGACCCCGCGACCCCGGCGCGGCCCGTCGCCGTCCCGACGCCGCGCCCACGCGGCGACTGGGACGCGTGGGGATCCGAGCCCGCCCGCCTGCCGGCCGCCGCCAAGGCGATCGTCGCGACGCTGCTTCCCGGCAAGGCGCACCCCGTGCCGCGCCGCGCCGAGCCCGTCCTCACGCCGTCACTGCTCTCCGACGACGACCTCGCCGCCCTCGCCGCGGTGGTCGGCCCCGGTGCGGCGTCGCGCGATGATGCGGTGCGCCTGCTCCACCTCGGCGGCAAGAGCACGCCCGACCTGCTGCGTCGCCGCGTCGACGAGCCGCAGGCCGCGCCGGACGCGGTGGTCTCCCCCGGGGCCCACGACGAGGTCGCCGCGGCCCTGCGCGTGTGCGCGGACCGCGGCATCGCGGTCGTGCCGTTCGGCGGCGGCACCTCGGTGGTGGGCGGGGTCGACCCGGTGCGCGGCGCCCACCGGGCCGTGGTCGCCCTCGACCTCGGCCGCACCGCGGCGCTCCTCTCGCTCGACGAGGTGTCGCTCCTCGCGACGTTCGGCGCCGGCACGACCGGGCCGCAGGCGGAGGAGCTCCTCGGCGCCCGCGGGTACACGCTCGGCCACTTCCCGCAGAGCTTCCTGTACGCCTCGCTCGGCGGATACGCCGCGACCCGCTCCAGCGGACAGGCCTCGCGCGGCTACGGCCGCTTCGACGACCTCGTCCACGCGCTGCGCGTGGCCACGCCCGCGGGCGACCTCGACCTCGGCCGCTCGCCCGCGAGCGCCGCCGGCCCCGACCTGCGCGAGCTCTTCCTCGGCTCGGAGGGCGCGTTCGGGGTCCTCACCGAGGTCACGGTCCGCGTGCGCCGCGTGCCGGCGGCGACCGCGTACCGCGCATGGTCGTTCCCGGACTTCGCCGCGGGGGCGTCGGCGTTGCGTGAAGCCACGCAGCGCGGCATCCGTCCCACCGTCCTGCGGCTGAGCGACGAGACCGAGACGCGCGTGAACGCCGCGATGGGCGGACACCTCACCCGGATGCGCGGGTGCCTCGCGGTCGCCACGTTCGAAGGCGCGACGGCGACCGAGGCCGAGGCGACGCGCGATGCGCTCGACGCGGTCTTCCGGGCGCACGGCGCCACGTCGCGCGGGGAGGATCCGGCGCGCTCCTGGGAACGGGGGCGCTTCGCCTCGCCCGCGCTGCGCGACTCCCTCATGGACCTCGGCGTCCTCGCCGAGACCCTCGAGACCGCGACGACCTGGGCGAACCTGCCCGCTCTCAAGAGCGCCGCGACCGCCGCGCTCACCGAGAGCCTCACCGCCTCGGGCACGAAGCCGATCGTGCTGTGCCACATCTCGCACGTGTACCCGGCGGGCGCGTCGCTCTACTTCACCGCGGTCGCCGCGCTCACCGACGATCCGCAGACCCAGTGGATGAGCGCGAAGGATGCCGCGTCCCGCGCGATCGGCCACGCCCGCGGCACCATCACCCACCATCACGCCGTAGGGCGCGATCATCGGCCGTACCTCGAGGCGGAGATCGGCTCACTCGGCGTCGAGGTGCTGCGCGCGGTGAAGGACGTGCTCGACCCCCGGGGCATCATGAACCCCGGCGCACTGATCGCCCCCGCTGCGGACGCGGCGGAGCGCGCGTGA
- a CDS encoding diacylglycerol kinase, producing MRVALIVNPAARAGAHTGAATNTAERLRAHGVQTSILSGGSAAESSALLRTAIEVGVDAVVVAGGVTRTIDLARVTRGDGSTRYFGSVLASGFDSKVNDRANAMRWPRGGSRYSIAILVQFLTLAGIPYEVDLELADGTREEMRGDLVMATVGNGRTYGGGIPICPEADPADGLLDVVLVRPAGRLRLLRLLPRVYQGTHASVAEVSMRRVRSVRLSSPGVTAYADGDPIGALPLTVDVAPGALTIFTPVG from the coding sequence GTGAGGGTCGCGCTGATCGTCAACCCCGCGGCCCGCGCCGGTGCGCACACCGGTGCCGCCACGAACACCGCCGAACGCCTGCGCGCGCACGGCGTGCAGACGTCGATCCTGAGCGGCGGCAGCGCGGCGGAGTCGTCCGCGCTGCTGCGGACCGCGATCGAGGTGGGCGTCGACGCCGTCGTGGTCGCGGGCGGCGTCACGCGCACGATCGACCTCGCGCGGGTGACGCGCGGGGACGGGTCGACGCGGTACTTCGGGTCCGTCCTCGCCAGCGGGTTCGACTCCAAGGTCAACGATCGCGCGAACGCGATGCGGTGGCCGCGGGGCGGATCACGGTACAGCATCGCGATCCTCGTCCAGTTCCTGACGCTCGCCGGCATCCCGTACGAGGTGGACCTGGAGCTCGCGGACGGCACCCGTGAAGAGATGCGCGGCGACCTGGTGATGGCGACCGTGGGCAACGGACGCACGTATGGCGGCGGCATCCCCATCTGTCCCGAGGCCGACCCGGCCGACGGCCTGCTCGACGTCGTCCTCGTGCGGCCCGCCGGTCGGCTGCGTCTGCTGCGCCTGCTTCCCCGGGTGTACCAGGGCACGCACGCCAGCGTCGCCGAAGTCTCCATGCGGCGGGTGCGTTCGGTGCGGCTGTCGTCGCCCGGAGTCACGGCCTACGCCGACGGCGACCCGATCGGCGCGCTGCCGCTGACCGTCGATGTGGCGCCCGGCGCGCTCACCATCTTCACACCCGTCGGCTGA
- a CDS encoding zf-HC2 domain-containing protein, giving the protein MTDCGCEKARRDLEEYLRHEVCKTEQSDIAEHLANCEGCRDEALVATTLTEVLARACKESAPEELRDQVLAKLRAAQAAH; this is encoded by the coding sequence ATGACCGACTGCGGCTGCGAGAAGGCCCGGCGCGACCTGGAGGAGTACCTGCGCCACGAGGTCTGCAAGACCGAGCAGAGCGACATCGCGGAGCACCTGGCGAACTGCGAGGGCTGTCGCGACGAGGCGCTCGTCGCGACCACGTTGACCGAGGTGCTGGCCCGCGCCTGCAAGGAGAGCGCGCCCGAAGAGCTGCGCGACCAGGTGCTGGCCAAGCTGCGGGCGGCCCAGGCGGCGCACTGA
- a CDS encoding sigma-70 family RNA polymerase sigma factor, producing the protein MSDSTDQAAPADQDQDPRTQFEEQALPFMDQLYAAAMRMTRNPADAADLVQETFVKAFASWKTFTQGTNLKAWLYRILTNTYINTYRKKQREPYQGTIDDLEDWQLGGAESTTATSTRSAEAEAIDHMPASVVKDALQSIPEDFRLAVYLADVEGFAYQEIADIMKTPIGTVMSRLHRGRRMLRELLADYAKERGITPAATRSTK; encoded by the coding sequence ATGAGCGACTCGACCGACCAGGCTGCGCCGGCGGACCAGGACCAGGATCCCCGCACGCAGTTCGAAGAGCAGGCGCTGCCCTTCATGGACCAGCTGTATGCCGCGGCCATGCGGATGACGCGAAACCCCGCCGATGCGGCCGACCTCGTGCAGGAGACCTTCGTCAAGGCGTTCGCCTCGTGGAAGACCTTCACGCAGGGGACCAACCTCAAGGCGTGGCTGTACCGCATCCTGACGAACACCTACATCAACACCTACCGCAAGAAGCAGCGCGAGCCGTACCAGGGCACGATCGACGACCTCGAGGACTGGCAGCTCGGCGGTGCCGAGTCGACGACCGCGACGAGCACCCGCTCCGCCGAGGCCGAGGCGATCGACCACATGCCCGCGTCGGTCGTGAAGGACGCGCTGCAGTCCATCCCGGAGGACTTCCGGCTGGCGGTGTACCTCGCCGACGTCGAGGGCTTCGCCTACCAGGAGATCGCCGACATCATGAAGACCCCCATCGGCACGGTCATGAGCCGTCTGCACCGTGGCAGGCGGATGCTGCGTGAACTGCTGGCCGATTACGCGAAAGAGCGCGGCATCACCCCCGCCGCCACGAGGAGCACGAAATGA
- the aroA gene encoding 3-phosphoshikimate 1-carboxyvinyltransferase yields MTADAYSPPSAPIGRGHWPAPVADGALHATVTVPGSKSLTNRELILAALADGPSRLISPLHSDDSARMIDALRSLGVGIELVEGTGLYGDDIEVTPVWPLHGDTVVDCGQAGTVMRFVAGLGGFARGDVTLTAHESALHRPMGAMITALRDVGVDIDDGGHWALPFIIRGHGHVRGGEVTIDASASSQFVSGLLLAAPRFDVGLQLRHSGERLPSIPHIDMTVEALGHRGVHVERTGVGEWIVPAGPIRGKDVAIEPDLSNAAPFLAAAMVAGGSVSVTGWPAHSTQPGAMLTEILSLMGARAVRRGGSLTVTAGPAIQGVDLDLSAAGELTPTIFALTAFADSPSTLHGIGHIRGHETDRIAALVAELRSLGGEAEELPDGIRIVPRPLHGGTWHAYHDHRMATTGALIGLAVPGVEVDDIGTTAKTMPEFPQIWQRMLDGEQADGGLSEETMRAS; encoded by the coding sequence ATGACAGCCGACGCGTATTCCCCGCCCTCCGCGCCGATCGGGCGCGGCCACTGGCCCGCGCCCGTCGCGGACGGCGCACTGCACGCAACGGTGACCGTCCCCGGCTCGAAATCGCTCACGAATCGTGAGCTGATCCTCGCCGCCCTCGCCGACGGACCGAGCCGCCTGATCTCGCCGCTGCACTCCGACGACTCCGCACGCATGATCGATGCGCTGCGCTCGCTCGGCGTCGGCATCGAGCTCGTCGAGGGCACCGGGCTCTATGGCGACGACATCGAGGTGACGCCGGTGTGGCCGCTGCACGGCGACACCGTCGTGGACTGCGGGCAGGCGGGCACCGTCATGCGCTTCGTGGCCGGCCTCGGCGGCTTCGCCCGCGGCGACGTCACCCTCACGGCCCACGAGAGCGCGCTGCACCGCCCGATGGGGGCGATGATCACGGCGCTGCGCGACGTCGGGGTCGACATCGACGACGGCGGCCACTGGGCCCTCCCCTTCATCATCCGCGGCCACGGTCACGTGCGCGGCGGCGAGGTGACGATCGACGCCAGCGCGTCGAGCCAGTTCGTCTCGGGGCTCCTGCTCGCTGCGCCCCGCTTCGACGTCGGCCTGCAGCTGCGCCACTCCGGCGAGCGGCTGCCGAGCATCCCGCACATCGACATGACCGTCGAGGCCCTCGGGCATCGCGGCGTGCACGTCGAGCGAACCGGTGTCGGCGAGTGGATCGTGCCTGCCGGACCGATCCGCGGCAAGGACGTCGCGATCGAACCGGACCTGTCGAACGCGGCGCCCTTCCTCGCAGCCGCGATGGTCGCGGGCGGCTCCGTCTCGGTCACCGGCTGGCCCGCGCACTCCACCCAGCCCGGTGCGATGCTGACCGAGATCCTCTCCCTCATGGGCGCCCGCGCGGTGCGCCGCGGGGGCTCCCTGACCGTGACCGCGGGCCCCGCCATCCAGGGCGTCGACCTCGACCTGTCCGCCGCAGGCGAGCTGACCCCCACGATCTTCGCGCTCACGGCCTTCGCCGACTCCCCGTCCACCCTGCACGGCATCGGCCACATCCGCGGCCATGAGACCGACCGCATCGCGGCCCTCGTCGCGGAGCTGCGCAGCCTCGGCGGCGAGGCGGAGGAGCTGCCGGACGGCATCCGCATCGTGCCCCGCCCGCTCCACGGCGGGACATGGCACGCGTACCACGACCACCGCATGGCGACGACAGGCGCCCTCATCGGCCTGGCCGTCCCCGGCGTCGAGGTCGACGACATCGGCACGACCGCCAAGACGATGCCCGAGTTCCCGCAGATCTGGCAGCGGATGCTCGACGGCGAGCAAGCCGACGGCGGGCTCTCCGAGGAGACGATGCGCGCCTCGTGA
- the rsgA gene encoding ribosome small subunit-dependent GTPase A has product MSWLDEFEDDDEPEFDEADVRVRPNPKANRPRTKRRPAHSDAEIARVLGVDRGRYTVLVDEDLPTERTVLAARARELRKTPIVTGDRARVVGDASGDEGTLARIVGIEDRTSLLRRSADDTDQVERVIVANADQMLVVVAAADPEPRPRLVDRYLVAALDAGIRPLLVVTKTDLADPAEFLAHFDGLDLEVFTSGREEMPLERIGAALVGHSTVFVGHSGVGKSTLVNALVPDAKRATGHVNVVTGRGRHTSSSTVSLRYRGEALDGHVRGNGWVIDTPGVRSFGLGHVDPANILRAFTDLDEIAQECPRGCTHLPDAPDCAIVEAVEEGRLGPGGAARLDSLQRLLETFAKKAQDPAT; this is encoded by the coding sequence GTGAGCTGGCTCGACGAATTCGAGGACGACGACGAACCGGAGTTCGACGAGGCGGACGTCCGGGTACGGCCGAACCCGAAGGCGAACCGTCCTCGCACCAAGCGCCGTCCGGCGCACAGCGACGCCGAGATCGCGCGCGTGCTCGGCGTCGACCGCGGTCGCTACACCGTGCTGGTGGACGAAGACCTCCCGACCGAGCGCACCGTGCTCGCCGCCCGCGCGCGCGAACTGCGCAAGACGCCGATCGTCACGGGCGACCGTGCCCGCGTCGTCGGCGACGCGTCAGGGGACGAGGGCACTCTCGCACGCATCGTCGGCATCGAGGACCGCACCTCGCTCCTGCGGCGCAGCGCCGACGACACCGACCAGGTCGAGCGCGTCATCGTCGCCAACGCGGACCAGATGCTCGTGGTCGTCGCGGCCGCCGACCCGGAGCCGCGCCCGAGGCTCGTCGACCGCTACCTCGTCGCAGCGCTGGATGCCGGCATCCGCCCTCTCCTCGTCGTGACGAAGACCGACCTGGCGGACCCCGCAGAGTTCCTCGCGCACTTCGACGGCCTCGACCTCGAGGTGTTCACCAGCGGGCGCGAGGAGATGCCGCTCGAGCGGATCGGCGCGGCGCTCGTCGGTCACTCGACGGTGTTCGTCGGGCATTCGGGCGTCGGCAAGTCGACGCTCGTCAACGCCCTCGTGCCCGATGCCAAGCGCGCGACCGGCCACGTCAACGTGGTGACCGGACGCGGGCGGCACACCTCGAGCTCGACCGTGTCGCTGCGGTACCGCGGAGAGGCGCTCGACGGCCATGTGCGGGGCAACGGCTGGGTCATCGACACCCCCGGCGTGCGTTCGTTCGGCCTCGGCCACGTGGACCCCGCGAACATCCTCCGCGCCTTCACCGATCTCGACGAGATCGCCCAGGAGTGCCCGCGCGGCTGCACGCACCTGCCCGATGCTCCGGACTGCGCGATCGTCGAGGCCGTCGAGGAGGGCCGGCTCGGCCCGGGCGGCGCGGCCCGCCTCGACTCGCTGCAGCGCCTGCTCGAGACCTTCGCGAAGAAGGCCCAGGACCCTGCCACCTAG
- the bcp gene encoding thioredoxin-dependent thiol peroxidase: MTTTRLEPGSLAPAFTLPDQDEQAVTLKDLRGGRVILFFYPAAMTPGCTKEACDFRDSLAPLQAAGYTVLGISPDEPEKLRRFRERDGLTYDLLSDPDHKVLEKYAAWGEKVNYGKTFMGVIRSTFVIDEKGRITHALYNVRATGHVARVRTLLGL; encoded by the coding sequence GTGACCACGACGCGCCTCGAACCCGGTTCCCTCGCTCCCGCCTTCACGCTCCCGGACCAGGACGAGCAGGCCGTGACGCTCAAGGATCTGCGGGGCGGACGTGTGATCCTGTTCTTCTATCCCGCGGCGATGACTCCAGGGTGCACCAAGGAGGCATGCGACTTCCGAGACAGCCTCGCCCCGCTCCAGGCGGCGGGGTACACGGTGCTCGGCATCTCCCCCGACGAGCCCGAGAAGCTCCGGCGGTTCCGGGAGCGCGACGGGCTCACCTACGACCTGCTGAGCGACCCCGACCACAAGGTGCTCGAGAAATACGCCGCGTGGGGCGAGAAGGTGAACTACGGCAAGACGTTCATGGGCGTCATCCGCTCGACGTTCGTCATCGACGAGAAGGGCCGCATCACGCACGCGCTGTACAACGTGCGCGCGACCGGCCACGTCGCCCGCGTGCGGACGCTCCTGGGGCTCTGA
- a CDS encoding histidine kinase, translated as MSGRIAAVLVGLEGLGLAALTVREIVAIASGDTGSIESAIALAVLTLVGAAAVIAFAFAIWRDQSWGRSGGIVTQLLILAVAFGAATGAFADAALGLALAVPALVVLVLLVIAVRDAGRAARRQRDEEAGGQAPGA; from the coding sequence ATGTCCGGAAGAATCGCCGCGGTGCTGGTGGGACTCGAAGGACTCGGGCTCGCCGCGCTCACGGTCCGCGAGATCGTCGCGATCGCCTCGGGGGACACCGGCTCGATCGAGAGTGCGATCGCGCTGGCGGTGCTCACGCTCGTCGGCGCCGCCGCGGTCATCGCGTTCGCGTTCGCGATCTGGCGCGACCAGTCGTGGGGTCGCTCGGGCGGCATCGTCACGCAGCTGCTGATCCTCGCCGTCGCCTTCGGCGCCGCCACCGGCGCCTTCGCCGACGCGGCGCTCGGGCTCGCGCTCGCCGTCCCCGCCCTGGTGGTGCTGGTGCTGCTCGTGATCGCCGTGCGCGACGCCGGACGCGCCGCGCGCCGCCAGCGCGACGAAGAAGCCGGCGGGCAGGCCCCGGGGGCGTAG
- a CDS encoding WhiB family transcriptional regulator, whose amino-acid sequence MDWRDKAACLTVDPELFFPVGNTGPAVDQIEKAKSVCARCTVTEICLQYALETGQDSGVWGGLSEDERRALKRRAARARRAS is encoded by the coding sequence ATGGACTGGCGCGACAAGGCCGCCTGCCTGACCGTCGACCCCGAACTGTTCTTCCCCGTGGGGAACACCGGACCCGCCGTCGATCAGATCGAGAAGGCCAAGTCGGTGTGCGCACGCTGCACCGTCACCGAGATCTGCCTGCAGTACGCCCTCGAGACCGGACAGGACTCGGGCGTGTGGGGCGGTCTCTCCGAGGACGAGCGCCGCGCCCTCAAGCGCCGCGCCGCCCGCGCGCGCCGCGCCTCCTGA
- a CDS encoding histidine kinase N-terminal domain-containing protein: MSTLSDLVYAQGRSSEEDVEWLHRLAGDGQLLADLAFADIVLWVPTSDDLFVAVAHTRPGGAATLFYRDIVGDRVRPQWRTQVREAFQTGRIVDSASPDWFEETPTRVRAVPVARKSGKEATVIGVITRHTNLGEARTPSRQQITFNDCADDLFGMIASGDFPDLTAPTSPRRGAPRASDGLVRLDVDGITTFASPNALSAFNRLGFDDELEGESLVEVVTGILPTKRQFDESLPVVVTGRAPWRADLEARGVTVSLRTIPLRDHGTRIGAIVLCRDVTEIRHQEQELITKDATIREIHHRVKNNLQTVASLLRIQARRSHTEEARDALTQAMRRVSAIAVVHDTLSEGLAQNVDFDEVFARVLKLVAEVAAAPNTRAKTHSTGRFGTLPSEYATPLALALTELVTNAVEHGLAGQEGDVEIIAERSDDRLEVRVRDTGSGLPEGQVGRGLGTQIVRTLIQGELGGTIDWHTIMGSGTEVTIDIPLRYIERAKS; the protein is encoded by the coding sequence GTGTCGACCCTCAGCGATCTCGTCTACGCCCAGGGCCGCTCCAGTGAAGAGGACGTGGAGTGGCTGCACCGTCTCGCGGGGGACGGCCAGCTCCTCGCCGATCTGGCTTTCGCCGACATCGTGCTGTGGGTGCCGACATCGGATGACTTGTTCGTCGCGGTGGCGCACACGCGCCCGGGCGGCGCGGCCACCCTCTTCTACCGCGACATCGTCGGCGACCGCGTACGGCCGCAGTGGCGCACGCAGGTGCGCGAGGCGTTCCAGACCGGCCGCATCGTCGACTCGGCCTCGCCGGACTGGTTCGAAGAGACGCCCACGCGTGTGCGCGCTGTCCCGGTGGCGCGCAAGAGCGGAAAAGAGGCGACGGTGATCGGTGTGATCACGCGCCATACCAACCTCGGCGAGGCGCGCACCCCGTCGCGGCAGCAGATCACGTTCAACGACTGCGCCGACGACCTGTTCGGCATGATCGCGTCGGGCGACTTCCCCGACCTGACGGCGCCGACCTCGCCGCGCCGCGGGGCACCGCGCGCGTCGGACGGCCTGGTCCGTCTCGACGTCGACGGCATCACGACGTTCGCGAGCCCCAACGCGCTGTCGGCCTTCAACCGGCTCGGCTTCGACGACGAGCTCGAGGGCGAGTCGCTGGTGGAGGTCGTGACGGGCATCCTCCCGACGAAGCGCCAGTTCGACGAGTCGCTGCCGGTCGTCGTCACCGGCCGCGCGCCATGGCGCGCGGACCTCGAGGCCCGCGGCGTGACGGTCTCGCTGCGCACCATCCCGCTGCGCGATCACGGCACGCGCATCGGCGCGATCGTGCTGTGCCGCGACGTGACCGAGATCCGTCACCAGGAGCAGGAGCTCATCACCAAGGACGCGACGATCCGCGAGATCCACCACCGCGTCAAGAACAACCTGCAGACCGTCGCTTCGCTCCTGCGGATCCAGGCCCGCCGCTCGCACACCGAGGAGGCACGCGACGCCCTCACCCAGGCGATGCGGCGCGTGTCGGCCATCGCCGTCGTGCATGACACGCTCTCAGAGGGCCTCGCGCAGAACGTCGACTTCGACGAGGTGTTCGCGCGCGTGCTCAAGCTGGTCGCCGAGGTCGCCGCTGCGCCCAACACACGCGCGAAGACCCACTCCACGGGCCGCTTCGGCACACTGCCGAGCGAGTACGCCACGCCCCTCGCCCTCGCGCTCACCGAGCTCGTCACGAACGCCGTCGAGCACGGGCTCGCGGGGCAGGAGGGTGACGTCGAGATCATCGCCGAGCGCAGTGACGACCGCCTCGAGGTGCGCGTGCGCGACACCGGGTCCGGCCTGCCGGAAGGTCAGGTCGGCCGCGGCCTCGGCACGCAGATCGTGCGCACCCTCATCCAGGGCGAGCTCGGCGGCACGATCGACTGGCACACCATCATGGGCAGCGGCACGGAGGTCACGATCGACATTCCGCTGCGCTACATCGAGCGCGCGAAGAGCTGA
- a CDS encoding P-loop NTPase produces the protein MRVVVAVDDAGLLADGLRREGIDVIAEVPASAPALAAADAMLGADAESMLRALADADALVVAVSRATMSPTVVALCDRAGTRVVPLVEDAAGERIAASCGLEVPLSMHAEPWRVAEALSAAPRATAASASMRPQPRVIAVWGPAGAPGRSTVAAELAVELARGGRHVALVDADTLAPSLALTLGLADEGPGFAAACRQAELGGLDARELTRIAVPLGRTGVDVLTGINRPSRWPELSDRRVAAALAACREWAEYTVVDVASSLERDEEIMSDLDGPRRNAATLAALRAADLVVAVVAADPVGVARFLRGHADLRATIGATPVAVVANRLRPGTLGIGARGQVRRTLDRFGGIEDVWFLPQDPRSADAAILASQPIAGVAPRSPFTLALRRFVGEAIVPAPEPQRAGKSRRRGVHRTDPARAARAGADDVARVGERVV, from the coding sequence GTGAGGGTCGTCGTCGCCGTCGACGATGCGGGGCTCCTCGCCGACGGGCTGCGGCGAGAGGGGATCGACGTGATCGCGGAGGTCCCGGCATCCGCTCCCGCCCTCGCCGCGGCGGATGCGATGCTGGGCGCCGACGCCGAGTCGATGCTCCGGGCCCTCGCCGACGCCGACGCGCTGGTGGTCGCGGTGTCGCGCGCCACGATGTCGCCCACCGTCGTCGCCCTCTGCGACCGCGCGGGGACGCGCGTCGTTCCCCTCGTCGAAGACGCCGCAGGGGAGCGGATCGCCGCGTCGTGCGGACTCGAGGTCCCGCTGAGCATGCACGCCGAGCCGTGGCGCGTCGCAGAGGCGCTCTCGGCCGCACCCCGGGCGACGGCCGCCTCAGCGTCCATGCGCCCTCAGCCGCGGGTGATCGCCGTGTGGGGCCCCGCCGGAGCGCCGGGGCGCTCCACCGTCGCGGCGGAGCTCGCCGTCGAGCTCGCCCGCGGCGGACGCCACGTCGCGCTCGTCGACGCCGACACGCTCGCCCCGTCGCTCGCGCTGACGCTCGGCCTCGCCGACGAGGGCCCGGGATTCGCCGCCGCGTGCCGGCAGGCCGAACTCGGCGGCCTGGACGCGCGCGAACTCACCCGCATCGCCGTGCCGCTCGGGCGCACCGGCGTGGACGTGCTCACGGGCATCAACCGGCCCTCCCGCTGGCCGGAGCTGAGCGACCGGCGCGTGGCCGCCGCCCTCGCCGCCTGCCGCGAATGGGCCGAGTACACGGTGGTCGACGTCGCTTCGTCGCTCGAGCGCGACGAAGAGATCATGAGCGACCTCGACGGCCCGCGCCGCAATGCCGCGACGCTCGCCGCTTTGCGCGCCGCCGACCTCGTGGTGGCAGTGGTCGCGGCCGACCCCGTCGGCGTCGCACGGTTCCTCCGCGGACACGCGGACCTGCGCGCCACGATCGGCGCGACCCCGGTGGCGGTCGTCGCCAACCGGCTCCGCCCGGGAACGCTCGGCATCGGCGCCCGCGGGCAGGTGCGCCGCACGCTGGACCGCTTCGGCGGCATCGAGGACGTGTGGTTCCTCCCGCAGGACCCGAGATCCGCGGATGCCGCGATCCTCGCGTCGCAGCCCATCGCCGGCGTTGCACCGCGATCGCCGTTCACGCTCGCGCTGCGGCGCTTCGTGGGCGAGGCGATCGTGCCCGCCCCGGAACCGCAGCGTGCCGGCAAGTCGCGGCGCCGCGGCGTTCACCGTACCGACCCCGCACGAGCCGCACGCGCCGGCGCCGACGACGTGGCACGTGTCGGCGAGCGGGTGGTGTGA